In the genome of Limnochordia bacterium, the window GATCAATGCGCGCGAATTGCCTGATAACTTTTTCGATAGTTCCCAATACATATGATACTGTGCCTAACGTGCATAAACACTATTCCTTAACCTGGTTTTCCCATCTTAGTTGCGGAAGTGCTGAGACTGTCCTTAGCATGAGCGGACCTCACCCTTGGCTATAGTCCTTTGAGTGAAGGTTCTAAAACAGAGTAGAGCTACAAATGAAGCAAGCTGCTCCAACAATTGTGTCAGAGCAGCTTGGCGGATCGGGGTGTGTGGGCTCTATGCAGAGCCCACTGTCTTCTTATATAACTAAAACAAGGATTGGTGTTCCATTACTCTCTAGATTAACACCTTACCTAGCAGCCGGAGCAAGTTCACTTAGGTATGCACTTCGGGCCGCGAAGAAGTATGCCGTTTGGGGCACCAGAAATACTAATGCCGCGGTGATACCATAGCTCCAGACGCTTCGCTCCAGCATTGTAGCAAAGGACTGCATGGCAAAGGTCTGATGCAATGTTGCCACCACCCAAGGGGCAAAGAAGAGGACTGCCATCTCCCTGGAGACAATGGTCTTCACCTCCCGCCAAGATAAGCCCAGTCTTCTTAAAGCTGTATACTTTTCCCGATCTTCTTGCAGTTGTAGGAAGAAGCGGAAATATAACATAGAGCCCGATGCAAGAAAGAATAGGAACATCATGAACATTACAATAAACATGGCCATACTGTATCCGGCCTTAACCTGGGCGTAAACATCGTTCCGGGAAACGTAGGTCTCGATCCTTCCTTCGGGTAGCACCTTCTGTGCCGCCTTCTCTGCTCGATCAACATCCTTCCAGTTTTCCACATCACAAGAGAAGATCACTCCTGAATAGCCACCCGGTATACCACTAGACAGTACCAAAAGATCAGCTGGATGCACCACCAAGATCATTAGACTTGAGCCCCAAGCGGCATATCTTAAGTCAACTAAGTTGGTTGGAACTCGTCCACATATATTCAACTCCATGGTGTTTTTCTCACCACGGATTTGTGCTATCTGTCCGGATGCTGGATCTAACCAGGGTTCTGCCCCAGGATACATTGAAATGGGCCGCACGGCTTGACCAGGTTCAAGACTTACTGGAATACTCTTGGCTCTCCTCGCCCACTCATTGTAGTCGTCTTCTGAAATGAGCCACACCGTTCTGATCTTCTCTTCAGTTTCTATCCCTATTTCCGCAGTCTCCACATAACAGATCGCGGCTGTATCCTCCTCAATCCTTGCCCCTCGTTCGCTTAGGGTCTTTTGGTACCGGTTAATAATCTCAGGCCCATCCTCCGCACCAGAAAGGGCAAACCAGATATCCCGAGTAAGGTCTATTTCCGCGATCATAGCCTGTCCAAGGCTATAAATTACACCCGAACTTGTCATTACCGCTGCACTGAGAATGGTCACCATCGCCAGCACCCGGGCATTATCCTTCATCTGAAAGGTCAGGTCGGAAATGGTGATTAAGTTGATATTCCGGTAGTAAAGACCTCGCCGTTTTGTAAGATGTCTGAAAACAACCACGCTAAGCTGTGTAAAGAGGAAATAGGTACCAAGAGATACCACTGCCGTCACCGGAAACATCCCCTTCACCACATTCGCGGCTGTGGGTAGTATACATGCGGTGTAATACCCCCCACCAATACAGACTACCGCCAGTATCGATAGCAGTATTGAAGCCTTCGGTGGAGATTTAGGTTTCTTGGGTGCCTGCACCAGTCCAATCACTCGAGTTGTCCTGATGGATAGGATATTGAGCAGACTGATTCCAATGAAGATCCCGCTATACACCAAGACTGTGTGCCACATGGAAGGAATACTAACCACAAGTCCTTTAGGGATGGCAATATCTAGTCTCAACATATGCACCGTAGCCATAGCCATCAAGCGTGAAATTAGTGCCCCGGCCAGTAGACCAACTACGATAGATGAAATCCCAATTAGCAGGTTCTCTAACAGAAGCATAGCATGGATCTGACCGGAGGTAGCCCCTACAAGAGCCATCACACCTAGGTCCCGCTTGCGGGACTTAGTGAACACCGAATTAGAGTACCAGGTGAAAAAGAAGGAGAAAATCCCGATTCCCCAACGGGCGATCCGCAGGCCTTCCCGTAGTGAGCGGGCTCCTGAGTACCCTCCTGCGGTCACCTCGGGAGATGTAGCAATGGCGTGGAAAATGTAGAATACCATTACGGAAAAAGCAAAGCTTGCAAAAAAGCTGACATAGCTGCGCTTATTCTCCTTAACATTGTTGTATGCAATATGAAGTAAGGCCATAGCTATAGTCCTCCCCTAGTTTCTTCCGGAATTACTGAAATCGCCGCCGAGAACACTGAGGGTATCCAGGATCTCTTGGAAGAAGGTTTGGCGCTGGTTTTTTCTTCTGAGCTCAGAGAAGAGCTTACCGTCTTTAATAAACACAATCCGCTGGCAAAAGCTCGCCACAAAGGGATCATGGGTTACCACCAAAATAGTGGCACCATCCTTCGCGTTCAAATCTACAAAGGCGTCCATGACCTCCCGGGACGATTTCGAATCTAGGTTTCCTGTGGGTTCATCAGCAAGCAACAGGGCCGGTTTATGCACAATAGCCCGAGCAATGGCAGCCCGTTGCTGTTCTCCTCCAGATATCTCATAGGTTCGCTTGGGCAAAATATGGGAAATACCAAGTCTTTGGGCTACCCCTTCCACACGATGAGTAATCTCACTTGGGCGTACATTGTCCAAGGCTAGGGGCAGGGCAATGTTATCCCGCACAGACAAGGTATTTAGCAGGTTAAAGTCCTGAAAGACAAACCCAAGCTCTCTTCTACGAAAACGGGCTAACTCGTTCCTTTTGAGAGCTGTTGGTGATACGCCATTGATCCGGATGGAACCTGATGTTGGTGTATCAATGGTAGCCAGTATATTTAGCAAAGTCGTCTTTCCACTACCCGAAGGACCCATAACTCCCACAAATTCTTCCTTTCCTACTTTCAGGTTCAATCCCGCAAGGGCCCGGGTGGTAGCAGTCTCCTTAGATGAACCATAGATCTTAGTCAAACCCTCGGCAATTAGAACTGACATCTTGACCCTCCTCATGGTCAACCAGGTATCTTACTGTCTTCGAGTATACCCCACACAAAATACAGCTACAATCGAACAACCTTACATAAAGGGTCCGGGAACCTTACATTCCTGTAAGGATGCTAAATCAACAGGAGCAGTCCCTTCCTTAATGCACATAACCTGTTGAGTTGAAGACACAATGGATACAAATAACCTATCTAGACAGCATGCCCCCGCAAACACACGTCTTATAAGGGATCTATTCATGCTCTAAAGACCCGGTTAGGTTGCATTTGACCTTTCAAAGGGAGGTTACTTCTCGTCCTACCTTCCCCAAAGCTCCACCAAGACAATTAGCCAAAAAGAAATCCCCGATCTGCTATGTTAAGTGTTGGTCATCCAAAACCGCTTGAACTTAGGCAATCAGGATGGGCATCCGCAGGAATACTTGAGAATAGAAAATAGTCCATGCCAACAGTTTTGTCCGAAATGGACGTTTAGGTTGGTTATGAGCCCCTGTCGGGACCACAGGTAGGAAGTCTACATAGCAGGGTCATTATCCATCTTTGAGACTAAGTTGTTTACCTGAAAGGATTGATCAGTCAGTGATACAGAATAAGCAATTATGCCCGATTTTGTCATGCTCTGACTATCTTTAGGGTATGTAGAAGGAGATCCCCTCAGATACTTAGCGAAGACCTTTTAAACACTTCATGCAAGTGCCACTGGGTGTAGGCAATCTCCGGGTAGGCTTGACCTTGGGGCGGGCGGATGTTTTGATCATGGTACCTGAGTAACCATTCCTCAAAGCCACAGGTCCCGTTCGCTTTTTCCGCAACTTGCACAACATATACTCCACGAACATTCTGTATCCCCAAGGCACCACTATCAAAAAGTTTGTGATGCATCGAGCATAGAGCTAGTCCATTACAGACTTCATCTGGCCCACCGGCTTGGTACCACTTAATGTGGGCCGCCTCTAGGGCAAGTGGAATACCCCCTAGTTTCACATCAAACCCACAAATCGCACAGCTGTACCCATAGGCCCGCAACACAGACTGTCGAAAGGCTGGATCCCGATCCGCCCGTCGAACCAAACGATAGTTAAGACCCACCGCCCGAAGGATATCCCCATGTAAAGACTCCGGAAAATGCTCATACAGTAGGTCTTCGGCCAATTCCCACACCAATTCTTGAGCATGGGCTAACACGTCATAGACCTCATCGGTAAATCCACCGGCCACCTGTTTGCTATTTAGGACCGACTCAAGGGGTCTGTTCGGGTCAACCTTCCAGGTCTTAATCCGCGAGAACCTCTCTCGAATCTCATCCACTGTCATCCCAGCCATCTCCTATAAACCGAGTATGCCAAATTTCTTCGACAACTTAGCAGTTATTTCCTGCTCACCGACACTAGATGCAAGCACTCCGCCGATGCCCGCCCCAACTCCTGCCCCCATCAACCGCTTATCACAGCCTTCTACCGGACTATATGTCTGCTTAGCAACTTCTTCTTATTAACAACAGAGCACATGCACCAATCGCTAACCTTCGAAAAAGAACTATTGACATTGACGTTACGTCAACGTGTACAATAACCGTGGAAGGAGGCAATACATTGGAGTATACCGTACAAAGGTTAGCAGATCTAGCTGGTGTTAGCCCGCGCACCCTAAGGTACTACGACAAAATAGGCCTATTAAAGCCAGCAAGACTAAACCCTTCCGGATACCGGGTCTACGGGCAAGCAGAAGTAGAGCAGCTCCAGCAGATCTTGTTTTACCGGGAACTAGGAGTTAGCCTTGCCGAAATTAAGGATCTGATCCACTCCCCGTCCTTTGATCCGGTTGACGCGCTCAGAGAACACCGTCAAAGGCTCATTGAGAAAAGAGATCAGTTGGATCAGCTCATCAGCAATGTAGATAAGACCATTGCTGCATCAGAAAGGAGAGTTAACATGAGCAATAAAGAAAGGTTTGCCGGGTTTAAGAAACAAATGGTCGAAGAAAACGAACGGAAATATGGTTCGGAGATTCGAAAGAAATATACCAATGAGGTCGTAGACCAGTCAAACCAGAAGCTGCTTGGGATGAGTGAAAAGCAGTATCAACAATGGGAAGAACTCAGTAGCAAGGTTATGGAGACCCTAAAGGTCGCCTTTACCACCAAAGATCCGTCCAGCGAACTGGCCCAAAAAGCCGCCGATCTACACCGTCAATGGCTGTCTTTCTGTTGGCCCACCTATACCAAGGAAGCCCATGCTGGCCTAGCTTGTATGTATGTTGAGGATGAACGCTTCAAGGAGTTCTACGATAAAGAACAGTCGGGCCTTGCCGAATTTCTAAAGGAAGCAATTCTCATCTATACAAAGACAGAGCAGTAGGCTCTCCCATGACGGACCAAGAACTAGTGCATCCGGTTCAAGTACCCCGCGTACTAGGGTACTTGAACCAGACCTCATTCGATCACAAAAGCCCCAGCGTGATCGGGCAGGCAAACTGTGCCCTACTTCAATCTAGCCCCTTTTCAAATCTCCACGCATCCCGAACCATCTCTTTGATGCCACGCTTTGCGCTCCAGCCAAGCTCCCTTATTGCTTTGCTCGCATCGGCATAGCACACCGCGATATCCCCAGGCCTTCTACCCACGATCTCATAAGGTACTTTAACCTGGTTAACCTCTTGGAAAGCATGGACGAGCTGTAAAACCGATGTTCCCTGACCTGTTCCTAGGTTATATACATGAACGCCTTCGGAGAGTTTTTCAATTGCAGCCACGTGTCCTTCTGCTAGATCCACCACATGGATGTAGTCCCGCAC includes:
- a CDS encoding ABC transporter ATP-binding protein → MSVLIAEGLTKIYGSSKETATTRALAGLNLKVGKEEFVGVMGPSGSGKTTLLNILATIDTPTSGSIRINGVSPTALKRNELARFRRRELGFVFQDFNLLNTLSVRDNIALPLALDNVRPSEITHRVEGVAQRLGISHILPKRTYEISGGEQQRAAIARAIVHKPALLLADEPTGNLDSKSSREVMDAFVDLNAKDGATILVVTHDPFVASFCQRIVFIKDGKLFSELRRKNQRQTFFQEILDTLSVLGGDFSNSGRN
- a CDS encoding MerR family transcriptional regulator, encoding MEYTVQRLADLAGVSPRTLRYYDKIGLLKPARLNPSGYRVYGQAEVEQLQQILFYRELGVSLAEIKDLIHSPSFDPVDALREHRQRLIEKRDQLDQLISNVDKTIAASERRVNMSNKERFAGFKKQMVEENERKYGSEIRKKYTNEVVDQSNQKLLGMSEKQYQQWEELSSKVMETLKVAFTTKDPSSELAQKAADLHRQWLSFCWPTYTKEAHAGLACMYVEDERFKEFYDKEQSGLAEFLKEAILIYTKTEQ
- a CDS encoding HNH endonuclease, translating into MTVDEIRERFSRIKTWKVDPNRPLESVLNSKQVAGGFTDEVYDVLAHAQELVWELAEDLLYEHFPESLHGDILRAVGLNYRLVRRADRDPAFRQSVLRAYGYSCAICGFDVKLGGIPLALEAAHIKWYQAGGPDEVCNGLALCSMHHKLFDSGALGIQNVRGVYVVQVAEKANGTCGFEEWLLRYHDQNIRPPQGQAYPEIAYTQWHLHEVFKRSSLSI
- a CDS encoding ABC transporter permease — encoded protein: MALLHIAYNNVKENKRSYVSFFASFAFSVMVFYIFHAIATSPEVTAGGYSGARSLREGLRIARWGIGIFSFFFTWYSNSVFTKSRKRDLGVMALVGATSGQIHAMLLLENLLIGISSIVVGLLAGALISRLMAMATVHMLRLDIAIPKGLVVSIPSMWHTVLVYSGIFIGISLLNILSIRTTRVIGLVQAPKKPKSPPKASILLSILAVVCIGGGYYTACILPTAANVVKGMFPVTAVVSLGTYFLFTQLSVVVFRHLTKRRGLYYRNINLITISDLTFQMKDNARVLAMVTILSAAVMTSSGVIYSLGQAMIAEIDLTRDIWFALSGAEDGPEIINRYQKTLSERGARIEEDTAAICYVETAEIGIETEEKIRTVWLISEDDYNEWARRAKSIPVSLEPGQAVRPISMYPGAEPWLDPASGQIAQIRGEKNTMELNICGRVPTNLVDLRYAAWGSSLMILVVHPADLLVLSSGIPGGYSGVIFSCDVENWKDVDRAEKAAQKVLPEGRIETYVSRNDVYAQVKAGYSMAMFIVMFMMFLFFLASGSMLYFRFFLQLQEDREKYTALRRLGLSWREVKTIVSREMAVLFFAPWVVATLHQTFAMQSFATMLERSVWSYGITAALVFLVPQTAYFFAARSAYLSELAPAAR